A part of Geothrix oryzae genomic DNA contains:
- a CDS encoding phosphatase PAP2 family protein, whose amino-acid sequence MSSVRLCSLLLSSSWLWAEVPIPSQGAPIPTNPAPKAPESAMATPAMGSSSDPDRFSNLPRLLLDDAGHVVSAPARWDRSDWVAVGAGTAAVVGVGLLLDRSTDRFMTNHANASWDRAAKNVQKFGGTPSVLIAGGTYLAGVAFKDPEVRATGIDTMVTMGLAQLLLTIPLKTVAGRSRPNEGKGTHDFHPLNGGASFPSGHTTQAFALASVISEHADRPWVSGLSYGLAGLVGLSRVEQRQHFLSDVVAGGLIGTFVGKAVVAHNQALRADARRKVSMSFSPIFQPGGYGVSVAMVF is encoded by the coding sequence ATGTCATCCGTCCGCCTCTGCTCTCTGCTCCTGTCCTCGAGTTGGCTGTGGGCGGAAGTCCCGATTCCAAGCCAGGGCGCCCCGATCCCCACGAATCCGGCCCCCAAGGCCCCGGAATCAGCCATGGCGACTCCGGCGATGGGTTCTTCTTCGGATCCGGATCGCTTCTCCAACCTGCCCCGGCTGCTGCTGGACGATGCGGGGCATGTCGTCAGCGCCCCCGCGCGCTGGGATCGCTCGGACTGGGTCGCGGTCGGGGCGGGGACCGCGGCGGTGGTGGGCGTGGGCCTGCTGCTGGATCGCTCGACGGACCGGTTCATGACGAACCACGCCAACGCCTCCTGGGATCGCGCCGCCAAGAATGTCCAGAAGTTCGGGGGCACGCCCAGCGTGCTGATCGCCGGGGGCACCTACCTCGCGGGAGTGGCCTTCAAGGATCCTGAAGTGCGGGCCACGGGCATCGACACCATGGTGACGATGGGGCTCGCCCAGCTCCTGCTCACGATTCCGCTGAAGACCGTGGCCGGCCGATCGAGGCCCAACGAAGGCAAGGGCACCCACGACTTCCACCCCCTGAACGGCGGGGCGTCCTTCCCTTCGGGTCACACCACCCAGGCGTTTGCCCTGGCCTCGGTCATCTCCGAGCACGCGGACCGTCCCTGGGTGTCCGGCCTTTCCTATGGGCTGGCGGGGCTGGTGGGCCTGTCGCGCGTGGAGCAGCGACAGCACTTCCTGTCCGATGTGGTGGCGGGGGGGCTGATCGGCACCTTCGTCGGCAAGGCGGTGGTGGCCCACAACCAGGCCCTGCGGGCCGATGCGCGCCGGAAGGTGTCCATGTCCTTCTCGCCGATCTTCCAGCCGGGCGGCTACGGGGTCAGCGTGGCCATGGTGTTCTGA
- a CDS encoding diacylglycerol kinase: protein MKNQPFPKRFSYSLQGIRTAWQLEASFRFQSLMALAAVVLLIALRPPAIWWALLLLNCGLVLAAELFNTALEHALDHLHPEIHPAIKISKDCAAGAVLVFSLTAVGTFLAFVWSMAVRTPWPR, encoded by the coding sequence ATGAAGAACCAGCCGTTTCCCAAGCGATTCTCGTACAGCCTCCAGGGGATCCGCACCGCCTGGCAGCTGGAAGCCAGCTTCCGCTTCCAGAGCCTGATGGCGCTGGCGGCGGTGGTGTTGCTGATCGCCCTGCGTCCGCCGGCGATCTGGTGGGCCCTGCTGCTGCTCAACTGCGGGCTGGTGCTCGCCGCCGAGCTCTTCAACACGGCGCTGGAGCACGCCCTCGACCACCTGCACCCGGAGATCCACCCCGCCATCAAGATCTCGAAGGACTGCGCCGCCGGCGCCGTCCTCGTCTTCAGCCTGACCGCGGTGGGAACCTTCCTGGCCTTCGTCTGGTCGATGGCCGTCAGAACACCATGGCCACGCTGA
- a CDS encoding glutamate ligase domain-containing protein, with protein MPDPVAAARYHALLLAGLARAGAPAPEPGARILVVDTARQRLGLLEGGRLSFEAVISTAKNGLGCEENSYRTPTGWHRIHARVGAGAESGAVFRSRVATGEVWRGEPRDEDLILTRVLTLDGLEEGWNRGPGRDSLARFIYLHGTNQESQLGSPVSHGCVRLANAEVADLFERVAEGDLVLISGDSPGDDLAGDLGGGLGLGRLHFAGVAGSGMSALAQFVALKGGRASGSDRSFDRHQRPEARAQLEALGVAIHPQDGSGLEGDCAALVVSTAVEEEVPDLVAARRLGVPVIHRSELLAHLVARYRTVAVTGTSGKSTTVAMIFEILRGAGRDPSVVTGGELVALQREGRWGNAWAGASDLLVIEADESDGSVVRYHAAVGVILNLQRDHKEMGAVAEMFHAFRAQVRETAVVGESENLRGFAGGGTVFGFGSGAGFRGEALRLAPEGSCFSVQGVPFRLPVPGRHNAENALAALAACHALGVPLAAMVEPLARFQGVARRFQVLGTRRGVTVVDDFGHNPAKVAASIRAAHLRVGAAGGRVLAVFQPHGYGPLKFLRADFVESFAAELAPGDRLWFLEVFYAGGTAARDISSAEVVADLAARGVAAEHAPTREWLVDRLVAEAGPGDLILVMGARDPSLTDLAFTLLQGLSERELEDEFEGPPL; from the coding sequence ATGCCCGATCCCGTCGCCGCCGCGCGCTACCATGCCCTCCTGCTGGCGGGCCTCGCGCGCGCGGGCGCACCGGCGCCTGAGCCGGGCGCCAGGATCCTGGTGGTGGACACGGCCCGCCAGCGCCTCGGGCTTCTGGAGGGCGGTCGGCTGTCGTTTGAAGCAGTCATCTCCACCGCGAAAAACGGCCTGGGCTGCGAGGAGAACTCCTATCGCACGCCCACGGGCTGGCACCGCATCCACGCGCGCGTCGGGGCGGGGGCCGAATCCGGGGCCGTCTTCCGCAGCCGCGTGGCCACGGGTGAGGTGTGGCGGGGGGAACCGCGCGACGAGGACCTGATCCTGACGCGGGTGCTCACCCTGGATGGCCTGGAGGAGGGATGGAACCGGGGCCCGGGGCGGGATTCGCTGGCGCGGTTCATCTACCTGCACGGCACCAACCAGGAATCCCAGCTGGGCTCGCCCGTCTCCCACGGCTGCGTGCGGCTGGCCAATGCCGAGGTGGCCGATCTCTTCGAGCGCGTGGCGGAAGGGGATCTGGTGCTCATCAGCGGGGACTCCCCCGGCGATGATCTAGCCGGCGACCTGGGCGGTGGCCTGGGCCTGGGCCGCCTGCATTTCGCGGGCGTGGCCGGCAGCGGCATGAGCGCCCTGGCCCAGTTCGTGGCCCTCAAGGGCGGGCGGGCCAGCGGCAGTGATCGCAGCTTCGATCGGCACCAGAGGCCCGAGGCGCGGGCCCAGCTGGAAGCCCTGGGCGTGGCGATCCATCCCCAGGATGGCTCGGGCCTGGAAGGCGATTGCGCCGCGCTGGTGGTGTCCACGGCGGTGGAGGAGGAGGTTCCGGATCTGGTGGCGGCCCGGCGCCTGGGCGTACCCGTGATCCACCGCTCCGAGTTGCTAGCGCACCTCGTGGCGCGGTACCGCACCGTGGCGGTGACCGGCACGAGCGGGAAATCCACCACCGTGGCCATGATCTTCGAGATCCTGCGGGGCGCGGGCCGGGATCCTTCCGTCGTCACGGGGGGCGAGCTGGTGGCGCTGCAGCGCGAGGGCCGCTGGGGCAATGCCTGGGCGGGAGCCTCCGACCTGCTGGTCATCGAGGCCGATGAAAGCGATGGCTCCGTGGTGCGCTACCACGCGGCCGTAGGCGTGATCCTGAACCTGCAGCGGGACCACAAGGAGATGGGGGCCGTGGCGGAGATGTTCCACGCCTTCCGGGCCCAGGTGCGGGAGACGGCCGTGGTGGGCGAGTCGGAGAACCTGCGCGGGTTCGCCGGGGGAGGGACGGTCTTCGGCTTCGGGTCCGGGGCCGGGTTCCGCGGGGAGGCCCTGCGGCTGGCGCCGGAAGGCTCCTGCTTCAGCGTGCAGGGCGTGCCGTTCCGCCTGCCGGTGCCGGGCCGCCACAATGCCGAAAACGCCCTGGCCGCCCTCGCGGCGTGCCACGCCCTGGGCGTGCCGCTGGCCGCCATGGTGGAACCGCTGGCCCGGTTCCAGGGCGTGGCCCGGCGCTTCCAGGTGCTGGGCACGCGGCGCGGAGTCACCGTGGTGGATGACTTCGGCCACAACCCGGCCAAGGTGGCCGCCTCGATCCGCGCCGCGCACCTGCGGGTGGGGGCCGCCGGCGGTCGCGTGCTGGCGGTCTTCCAGCCCCACGGCTACGGCCCGCTCAAGTTCCTCCGCGCCGATTTCGTGGAGTCCTTCGCCGCGGAACTGGCGCCCGGCGACCGGCTCTGGTTCCTGGAGGTCTTCTACGCGGGAGGCACCGCCGCCCGGGACATCAGCTCCGCCGAGGTCGTGGCGGACCTCGCGGCCCGCGGCGTGGCCGCCGAACATGCGCCGACGCGGGAATGGCTGGTGGATCGGCTGGTGGCCGAGGCGGGACCCGGCGACCTCATCCTGGTGATGGGTGCGCGGGACCCTTCGCTGACGGACCTGGCCTTCACCCTCCTCCAGGGGCTCTCAGAACGCGAACTCGAAGATGAATTTGAGGGTCCACCGCTCTGA
- the mazG gene encoding nucleoside triphosphate pyrophosphohydrolase: MTPSTLRAVMAALRKPESGCPWDLKQDHQTLVRYLREEAAEVLDALAAHRPGDAATEVHLCEELGDLWLQIAFHAQLAADRGAWDLHEVERAVVEKLVRRHPHVFAEVEVAGAEEVLTNWAAIKREEKGLGPESEPRLLEGIPASMSPMDEALEIGRRCAKVGFEWPDLEGVLDKVKEEVAELQAESDPVRVEEEFGDVLFSLMQWARKKGVDPDAALRRQMIRFKGRFESVEDDARAAGGWDHRDLDQMEAAWQAAKRKAKP, translated from the coding sequence ATGACGCCTTCGACCCTCCGCGCTGTCATGGCCGCCCTCCGCAAGCCGGAGAGCGGCTGTCCCTGGGACCTGAAGCAGGACCATCAGACGCTGGTCCGCTACCTCCGCGAGGAGGCGGCGGAGGTGCTCGACGCGCTGGCGGCGCACCGGCCCGGGGACGCCGCCACGGAAGTGCACCTCTGTGAGGAGCTCGGCGACCTCTGGCTGCAGATCGCCTTCCACGCCCAGCTGGCGGCGGATCGCGGCGCCTGGGACCTCCACGAGGTGGAGCGGGCGGTGGTGGAGAAGCTGGTGCGCCGCCATCCCCATGTGTTCGCCGAGGTGGAGGTGGCGGGTGCCGAGGAGGTGCTCACCAACTGGGCCGCCATCAAGCGCGAGGAGAAGGGGCTCGGGCCCGAATCGGAGCCCCGGCTGCTGGAGGGCATCCCGGCTTCCATGTCCCCCATGGACGAGGCTCTGGAAATCGGCCGGCGCTGCGCCAAGGTGGGCTTTGAATGGCCGGATCTCGAAGGCGTCCTCGACAAGGTGAAGGAGGAGGTGGCCGAGCTGCAGGCCGAATCCGACCCCGTGCGCGTGGAAGAGGAGTTCGGCGATGTGCTCTTCAGCCTCATGCAGTGGGCCCGGAAGAAGGGCGTGGATCCCGACGCGGCCCTGCGCCGCCAGATGATCCGCTTCAAGGGGCGCTTCGAGTCCGTGGAGGATGACGCCCGGGCCGCCGGAGGCTGGGACCACCGCGACCTTGATCAGATGGAAGCGGCTTGGCAGGCGGCGAAGCGGAAGGCGAAGCCATGA